One genomic region from Metallosphaera tengchongensis encodes:
- a CDS encoding Rieske (2Fe-2S) protein, which produces MITCTGLREIQEGKMETIEIRGKDLIITNIRGKLKCFSRWCPHKGGDLAYGDLIGDNQIRCHLHGYVYDLNSGKPVMVPYVNDYGKWKETSNLEIYDVIIKAGEICVEII; this is translated from the coding sequence TTGATTACATGCACTGGACTGCGAGAGATACAAGAAGGTAAAATGGAAACTATTGAAATAAGAGGAAAAGATTTGATAATCACAAATATAAGGGGAAAGCTGAAGTGTTTTTCAAGATGGTGTCCGCATAAAGGTGGAGATCTGGCTTACGGTGATCTTATTGGAGATAATCAGATTAGATGTCATCTTCACGGTTACGTTTATGATCTGAATTCAGGGAAACCTGTGATGGTACCTTACGTTAATGATTATGGGAAATGGAAGGAGACGTCTAACTTGGAAATATATGATGTAATTATAAAGGCGGGTGAAATTTGTGTGGAAATTATATAA
- the dps gene encoding DNA protection during starvation protein, translated as MSQNEVKPVGVEILEKSGLDVKKLIDKLVKATAAEFTTYYYYTILRMHLTGIEGEGLKEIAEDARLEDRLHFELMTQRVYELGGSLPRDMREVADISACADAYLPQNWKDPKEILKVLLEAEQCATRTWKEVCDMTYGKDPRTYDLAQRILQEEIEHEAWFLELLYGRPSGHFRRSYPGEGPRSRKSKFE; from the coding sequence GTGAGTCAAAACGAAGTAAAGCCGGTTGGAGTAGAAATCCTAGAAAAATCTGGATTAGATGTGAAAAAATTAATAGATAAGTTAGTTAAAGCCACAGCAGCTGAATTCACAACCTACTATTACTATACCATACTAAGGATGCATCTGACTGGAATAGAGGGTGAGGGACTAAAGGAAATAGCTGAAGATGCAAGACTTGAAGATAGACTTCACTTTGAATTAATGACACAAAGGGTATATGAGTTAGGTGGATCTCTCCCTAGAGATATGAGGGAAGTAGCAGACATTTCAGCTTGTGCAGACGCTTATTTGCCACAGAACTGGAAAGATCCAAAAGAAATTTTAAAAGTATTATTGGAGGCTGAACAGTGTGCAACAAGAACTTGGAAAGAAGTATGTGACATGACGTATGGCAAAGATCCTAGAACTTACGACTTAGCCCAAAGAATACTGCAAGAAGAGATAGAACATGAGGCATGGTTCCTAGAACTACTTTACGGTAGACCATCGGGACACTTCAGAAGATCATATCCTGGTGAAGGTCCTCGATCCAGAAAGTCTAAATTCGAGTAA
- a CDS encoding divalent metal cation transporter — MSRREVARLFGPAWIALLADADAASIIGGLITGKQYGLGLMWFVLLLALPLFIVQEAAGRISAITGKSLGEIIRTHYSKKIAILATFPIFSIDVFTYISEYIGIALGSYLIGIPPFIGLMTFFILHLLVIMTKNYEKTEKTLLFISFLLILSSIVAIIPKSPQLHFSAYISTSNNFLTYLAINIGAVVTPPCMLIYQSSATSLKYNRVNEITVKDKLSWITRETALGAISTELIIVFAEAIGTGLNSIDPTNTFQLSSVLRSIFSVLPMIFGILIISAGFLALIVVSLSSAWGVLEALGKDNHTRNLLKIYSLESIPAIIVVYLYSYNYSEVLQFAITLLTLAPIVFTVIATILGILVSNRNIMKDHAYSRLRMSIYFLTVALIFIGGIIGVMSLT; from the coding sequence ATGAGTAGAAGGGAAGTCGCACGACTATTTGGTCCTGCATGGATAGCACTACTTGCTGATGCAGATGCTGCTAGCATAATAGGAGGTCTAATTACGGGAAAACAATACGGCTTAGGTCTCATGTGGTTTGTCCTACTCCTCGCACTTCCTCTATTCATCGTCCAAGAAGCTGCAGGAAGAATATCAGCAATTACTGGGAAAAGTTTAGGAGAGATAATTAGAACTCACTACTCCAAAAAAATCGCAATACTAGCTACCTTTCCCATATTTTCCATAGACGTTTTTACTTACATTAGCGAATACATCGGAATAGCATTAGGGAGTTACCTAATAGGAATTCCCCCATTCATAGGCTTGATGACATTCTTCATCCTCCATCTTCTCGTCATAATGACTAAAAATTATGAGAAAACAGAGAAGACATTATTATTCATCTCGTTTTTGCTAATATTGTCGTCTATTGTAGCTATAATCCCAAAATCTCCTCAACTACACTTTTCAGCATATATCTCTACTTCAAACAATTTTCTAACATATTTGGCAATTAACATAGGTGCAGTAGTGACTCCACCTTGCATGTTAATTTACCAATCCTCGGCTACATCGTTAAAATATAACAGAGTAAACGAGATAACAGTTAAAGATAAACTATCATGGATAACTAGAGAGACAGCATTAGGTGCAATAAGCACTGAACTAATAATCGTCTTCGCCGAGGCAATAGGAACTGGATTAAACAGCATAGATCCAACTAACACTTTCCAACTTTCATCCGTCTTAAGATCAATCTTCAGCGTCCTGCCTATGATCTTTGGGATACTCATAATAAGTGCTGGTTTCTTAGCTCTAATAGTAGTATCATTAAGTAGTGCTTGGGGTGTATTAGAGGCTCTAGGAAAGGACAATCACACAAGAAATTTACTGAAAATATACTCTTTAGAATCAATTCCAGCTATCATAGTAGTTTATTTATATAGCTACAACTATTCTGAGGTCTTACAGTTCGCCATAACCCTTTTGACTTTAGCCCCTATAGTTTTCACAGTTATTGCAACAATCTTAGGAATACTCGTCTCGAATAGGAACATAATGAAAGACCACGCATACTCGAGACTTAGAATGTCTATTTACTTCTTAACTGTAGCGCTAATTTTCATAGGTGGAATCATTGGAGTAATGAGCCTAACCTAG
- a CDS encoding MFS transporter, translating to MNKYIPAIAFLTTLLSWYSFFSLGFLSALYFPRYLSIVGSALLYFTSFVCRPLGAFVLGKVADKRGRSVSVISVLSLIAVGDGLLSAGTPILAVPSTLMIGLALGGGWSSSSVLLAEAVRTLRGTWTSLVQLSVPFGLILALTVSLSPRLMLIPSLTSASLIAISFKIPDTRGVKLGMELSGVKGLVKGIMVKAGESSNFYLFTSFSLPLILEAGLRVGVLPVLAMAIEETFLMVPMGALSDIKGRRQIIRAGMMVMFSSAVLLSLSLILRWNYLVYASFLMFGIGDSLAYAPQGAYLAELYDPKHRVTMTGLAYQLSALFSGGTSVVLASLLLSRGEYAILALPLISLFYVTLSIISV from the coding sequence GTGAACAAGTATATCCCAGCAATAGCGTTCCTCACAACCCTGCTCTCCTGGTACTCCTTCTTCTCTTTGGGCTTCCTTTCTGCCCTATATTTTCCTCGGTACCTGTCCATAGTAGGATCTGCACTTCTTTACTTCACGAGCTTCGTCTGCAGACCTCTAGGGGCTTTCGTCCTAGGTAAGGTGGCAGATAAGAGGGGAAGGAGCGTCTCGGTCATATCAGTTCTTTCCTTAATAGCGGTAGGAGACGGTCTACTTTCAGCTGGAACCCCCATCTTAGCAGTTCCCTCTACCCTCATGATAGGGCTAGCCCTAGGAGGCGGGTGGAGTAGTTCCTCCGTCCTCCTCGCTGAAGCGGTAAGAACTTTGAGAGGTACATGGACGAGCTTAGTCCAGCTTTCGGTCCCCTTCGGTCTTATACTTGCGCTCACCGTGAGCTTGTCTCCAAGGCTCATGTTAATCCCTTCACTGACCTCAGCCTCTCTCATAGCCATTTCCTTCAAGATCCCCGATACTCGGGGAGTAAAGTTAGGCATGGAGCTCTCAGGTGTAAAGGGACTTGTTAAGGGTATTATGGTCAAGGCAGGAGAGAGCTCAAACTTTTACTTGTTTACGTCCTTCTCCCTTCCCCTGATCCTTGAGGCTGGTCTTAGGGTAGGAGTGCTCCCTGTCCTCGCCATGGCGATTGAGGAGACGTTCCTGATGGTGCCCATGGGGGCTTTGTCTGACATCAAGGGAAGGAGGCAGATCATTAGAGCGGGGATGATGGTCATGTTTTCGTCAGCTGTCCTCCTGAGTTTATCCCTCATCTTGAGGTGGAATTACTTGGTTTACGCCTCCTTCCTCATGTTCGGGATAGGGGACTCCCTGGCTTACGCCCCACAGGGTGCCTACCTGGCTGAACTCTACGATCCTAAACATAGGGTTACCATGACAGGTTTAGCGTATCAGCTCTCTGCGTTGTTCTCTGGCGGAACTTCCGTGGTTCTAGCTTCCCTGCTCCTATCCAGGGGTGAGTATGCGATATTGGCGTTACCTCTCATTTCACTTTTTTATGTTACCCTTTCCATAATATCCGTTTAG
- a CDS encoding ABC transporter ATP-binding protein, translating into MTVELIEITKIYGNKKVLDGVTEKIESGEFFVILGPSGEGKSTLLRIMAGIEKPDKGKMVVDGKEITNLPPEKRNVAMVFQNYALYPNMSVRDNIAFPLKMKGLKREEINERVEKVAGLLGIAEILDKKVTKISGGQQQRVAIARAIVRSPSYYLLDEPLSNLDARMRTVARGELKRIQKELKGTFIYVTHDQKEALSLADRVAVLHAGKFEQVSKPKDLYDYPRTKWVAEFIGDFPMNFLPGEVIGEKCQEVGFRPEWVSVGKGEYTCSVEAVEAVGDSRYLVCVFKGYGITILSEDYYDVGDEVRFEVNQFRKFKNGLLEEY; encoded by the coding sequence ATGACGGTAGAACTCATTGAGATAACGAAGATTTACGGGAACAAGAAGGTTCTGGACGGAGTAACTGAGAAGATAGAGAGCGGGGAGTTCTTCGTAATTCTAGGTCCAAGCGGAGAGGGCAAGTCTACGCTATTGAGGATAATGGCGGGGATAGAGAAGCCAGACAAGGGGAAGATGGTGGTCGATGGTAAGGAGATTACCAACTTGCCTCCAGAGAAGAGGAACGTAGCTATGGTTTTCCAGAATTACGCTCTCTATCCCAACATGAGCGTAAGGGACAACATAGCGTTCCCCCTTAAGATGAAGGGGCTCAAAAGGGAGGAGATAAATGAGAGGGTGGAAAAGGTAGCCGGTCTCCTGGGAATAGCTGAGATCTTGGATAAGAAAGTGACTAAAATTAGCGGAGGGCAACAGCAGAGAGTCGCCATAGCTAGAGCCATAGTGAGGAGTCCATCATATTACTTGTTAGATGAGCCTTTGAGCAATCTAGACGCGAGGATGAGGACCGTAGCCAGAGGAGAACTTAAGAGGATTCAGAAGGAACTTAAAGGAACGTTCATATATGTTACCCACGACCAGAAGGAAGCCCTAAGTCTTGCCGACAGGGTAGCTGTTCTTCATGCAGGTAAGTTCGAGCAGGTCAGTAAGCCAAAGGATCTGTACGACTATCCAAGGACAAAGTGGGTTGCAGAGTTCATAGGGGATTTCCCAATGAACTTCCTACCGGGTGAGGTCATTGGCGAGAAATGTCAGGAAGTTGGATTCAGACCAGAGTGGGTGAGTGTTGGGAAGGGAGAGTACACATGTTCCGTTGAGGCTGTGGAGGCCGTGGGCGATTCGAGATACCTAGTCTGCGTGTTTAAGGGTTATGGGATAACCATACTATCTGAGGATTATTATGATGTTGGGGACGAAGTTAGGTTCGAGGTAAACCAGTTCAGAAAGTTCAAGAACGGACTCCTCGAAGAGTATTAG
- a CDS encoding carbohydrate ABC transporter permease produces the protein MKWAYIGAIFVGVYFLLPLYILFLLAFNTPQYTILARYPSFAPISLTLANLASSLQGSSFIDPLVKSLETATLVGIITVILAIPAGYGLSRLPRGVAYPILVLLLVTNMMPAIVIGIPIAVEFIKLHLFETVEGLSLAQTLITLPLATFILQGTFSSIPVDLENQARIDGAGLLRRLFSVLLPLAAPGIAAAFLISWMFSWDEFTYAILLIPFHSTLPVTIYSDVTRGNLLAGVAFSLVFTLPVIALTLALQKYLRGEYLAGGIKG, from the coding sequence GTGAAATGGGCTTACATAGGTGCAATATTCGTTGGGGTGTACTTCCTTTTACCCTTGTACATCCTCTTCCTACTTGCCTTCAATACCCCTCAGTACACGATCTTGGCTAGGTATCCCAGTTTCGCCCCCATATCCCTGACTCTGGCTAACTTAGCTTCGTCACTGCAGGGATCGTCCTTCATAGATCCTCTTGTGAAGAGCTTAGAGACCGCAACTTTGGTGGGCATAATAACTGTGATACTAGCTATACCCGCAGGCTATGGTTTAAGTAGGCTACCAAGGGGGGTTGCTTATCCAATCCTGGTTCTCCTACTTGTGACTAACATGATGCCAGCTATCGTGATAGGCATTCCAATCGCTGTGGAATTCATAAAGCTTCACCTCTTCGAGACCGTGGAAGGACTTTCCCTAGCCCAGACCCTTATTACGTTGCCTTTGGCAACCTTTATACTACAGGGAACCTTCTCTTCAATTCCTGTGGATCTGGAGAACCAGGCGAGGATCGATGGAGCTGGCCTTCTTAGAAGGCTGTTCTCTGTTCTCCTTCCTTTAGCAGCGCCTGGTATAGCTGCAGCGTTCCTAATTTCCTGGATGTTTTCATGGGACGAGTTCACGTACGCGATCCTTTTGATTCCTTTCCACTCTACCTTACCAGTGACTATTTACTCCGACGTAACAAGAGGGAATCTACTGGCAGGTGTTGCGTTTTCGCTAGTATTCACCCTACCAGTAATTGCTCTCACTTTAGCATTACAGAAATACTTGAGAGGAGAATATTTAGCAGGGGGTATTAAGGGATGA
- a CDS encoding carbohydrate ABC transporter permease, translating to MKLTPFLLVLPAVGYIVAFSFFPTIDAVYLSFQDPHGGLSLHNYQELSYFNVGGAIVDTVLVTVGALLIQLALGFLVASVLSREFRGKKALSTAAIIPMGVATVVAAITFSFIFQTSGGYANTVVHSILGTNVNWYQSSLSSLLVVMIADSWKNTPIVSLILLAGMSSIPRELYYSAAIDGAGPVRRFIHVTLPNLRSFIGVALILRGVQEFNIFALPLILVGDHPPLLTTLVYNLYTTTFPEVGLALAAATVLLGFILVFMGVVIKLTGGRTT from the coding sequence GTGAAGTTAACCCCTTTTTTACTTGTTCTCCCAGCGGTGGGGTACATAGTAGCTTTCTCTTTTTTTCCAACAATTGATGCAGTTTACTTGAGCTTTCAGGACCCTCATGGAGGTCTCTCCCTGCATAACTATCAGGAGCTCTCATACTTTAACGTGGGCGGGGCCATAGTGGACACTGTCCTGGTAACCGTAGGAGCGCTACTTATACAACTGGCACTGGGTTTCCTGGTAGCCTCGGTACTGAGCAGGGAGTTCAGGGGGAAAAAAGCCCTTTCCACGGCGGCCATAATCCCTATGGGAGTAGCTACCGTGGTAGCTGCCATTACGTTCAGCTTCATTTTCCAAACTTCTGGAGGATATGCCAATACAGTGGTGCACTCAATCCTCGGGACTAACGTTAACTGGTATCAGTCATCCCTCTCCTCCTTACTGGTGGTCATGATAGCTGACAGTTGGAAGAACACTCCCATAGTTTCCTTAATACTCCTTGCTGGGATGTCCTCAATACCTAGGGAGTTGTACTACTCAGCTGCCATAGACGGTGCAGGACCAGTGAGGAGGTTCATCCATGTGACCCTTCCCAACTTGAGGAGTTTCATAGGAGTTGCCCTGATTCTGAGGGGAGTCCAAGAGTTTAACATATTCGCCTTACCCCTTATACTTGTGGGGGACCACCCTCCCTTGTTGACCACCTTAGTTTACAATCTTTACACAACAACTTTCCCTGAGGTGGGGCTTGCGTTGGCAGCTGCGACCGTTCTCTTGGGTTTTATCCTAGTCTTCATGGGCGTAGTGATTAAGTTGACTGGAGGTAGAACAACGTGA
- a CDS encoding ABC transporter substrate-binding protein codes for MNSTISFKKLARGIGKTVIIGIVIVIIVVGAIAAIELTSSHRSTTVTTPTNVTTTTPPTTSQNVTITYFDDLSQSEASVMQNVIIPQFEKEYPNIHINYVDEGATDIVKSVEELELSGNVGPVIIGEDNLVIGELLNGGYLMNITPYSSQILANVSLIPSMIKLVQYEQTVYHGEFFIPLRGNIPLVWYNATLFNQMGIAPPQNWSQLMQVASEIKAKTGVAPIMFQGHGGASTYTELYQWMVQAGGNPFLFNDSGDVLAFQYLYNLSQYFTPGYVHGYWGSYKGLLSGTYYMIDYQWPYIYSVISSEGANISHVGFYPGPVGPANGDHLVGGDVLAIPKGATDIPDLILFAKFLLSTQVQRDFIIYLSWPAVNQQAYNNLPSNISALYKAEEEAMNNAFFREPVPWITVWGQIADKVFDTIIVDHAPYSQIPSILSQANQEMYNYLVQNYNSTIAQNYEQGVYGPLYG; via the coding sequence TTGAATTCCACGATAAGTTTTAAAAAATTGGCCCGTGGGATCGGAAAAACTGTCATAATAGGTATAGTAATTGTTATAATAGTTGTGGGGGCCATAGCTGCCATAGAGCTAACCTCAAGTCACAGATCAACTACGGTAACAACTCCAACCAACGTCACAACCACTACGCCTCCAACGACATCTCAAAACGTCACAATCACGTATTTTGATGACCTGTCACAATCGGAGGCGTCGGTTATGCAGAACGTGATAATTCCGCAATTCGAGAAGGAATACCCCAACATTCACATTAACTACGTGGACGAAGGGGCAACCGACATAGTGAAGAGCGTGGAGGAGCTGGAGCTCAGCGGTAACGTTGGACCAGTGATAATTGGTGAGGACAATCTAGTAATAGGGGAACTTCTAAACGGAGGTTACTTAATGAACATCACTCCTTACTCTAGCCAGATCCTAGCCAACGTCTCCCTGATACCGTCTATGATAAAACTAGTTCAATATGAGCAGACTGTTTACCACGGAGAGTTCTTCATTCCTCTGAGAGGAAACATTCCACTGGTCTGGTACAACGCTACCCTGTTCAACCAGATGGGAATAGCCCCACCTCAAAATTGGTCTCAACTTATGCAAGTGGCCTCGGAGATAAAGGCTAAGACTGGGGTTGCCCCCATCATGTTCCAAGGGCATGGCGGTGCTAGCACCTATACCGAACTTTACCAGTGGATGGTTCAAGCTGGAGGAAATCCATTCCTATTCAATGACTCTGGGGACGTCTTGGCCTTCCAGTACCTGTACAACCTGTCCCAGTACTTTACCCCTGGTTACGTCCACGGCTATTGGGGGAGCTACAAGGGTCTCCTAAGCGGTACATACTACATGATAGACTATCAGTGGCCCTATATCTACAGCGTAATCTCTAGCGAGGGGGCTAACATAAGTCACGTAGGGTTCTATCCAGGGCCAGTAGGACCTGCTAACGGGGACCATTTGGTCGGAGGAGACGTGTTAGCAATACCTAAGGGAGCTACTGATATACCTGATTTGATACTTTTCGCCAAGTTCCTACTTTCGACGCAGGTACAGAGGGACTTCATCATTTACTTATCATGGCCAGCGGTGAACCAGCAGGCTTACAACAACCTGCCCAGTAACATAAGCGCGCTGTACAAGGCTGAGGAGGAGGCAATGAACAACGCTTTCTTCAGAGAGCCCGTGCCTTGGATCACTGTGTGGGGACAGATAGCTGACAAGGTTTTTGATACCATAATAGTGGATCACGCGCCCTATAGTCAGATACCCAGCATCCTGAGCCAAGCCAATCAGGAGATGTACAACTATCTAGTTCAGAACTACAATAGCACGATAGCCCAGAACTATGAACAAGGAGTTTATGGTCCGCTCTACGGGTGA